The following are encoded together in the Sphaerodactylus townsendi isolate TG3544 linkage group LG12, MPM_Stown_v2.3, whole genome shotgun sequence genome:
- the DOLK gene encoding dolichol kinase has protein sequence MMPPSGTMLNKPVLMESLIVFTIVLSVHSAVWDQFSWCAIALAIQAFYIQFKWDHLLQLGSAVFQFRTTANSGLLPACMAIPLLGIVMKERCSMAGIVYFERFGIVVACTGMVIALFLSVIAIGITKPVPTNTCILSGTAGSLIIYTMKQSLSVSEVIEVLEVLLIFVYLSMILLYLLPRCFTPGEALLILTGISFVLNQLIKRSLNVIEGRGDPVDFFLLVVVVGIVLLGIFFTALFFFMDSGTWISSMFFHMMTAVLGLGVVMPWLYRLIRTNPLFWLFQFLSQTQARVYLLAYWILLAMFACTIVLYQNAKRSGSKKHQASTVTRKYFHFIVAATYFPGLIHDRQLLYVAAVVCLAVLILLEYIRYFRIKPFGQMLRNLLSLFLDERDSGPLILSHIYLLLGMSLPVWLFPRPCAPKGTLARAGALAPYSGILAVGVGDAVASILGSTVGEIKWPGTKKTFEGTMTAIFAQIITVALILIFDSLVDLNASYSWILVSISLVSLLEAYTTQVDNLLLPLYLQILLMA, from the coding sequence ATGATGCCTCCATCTGGCACCATGTTGAACAAACCGGTTCTCATGGAATCTCTAATTGTGTTCACAATTGTGCTCAGTGTGCACAGTGCTGTCTGGGACCAGTTTTCCTGGTGTGCCATCGCTCTTGCAATCCAAGCTTTTTACATCCAGTTCAAATGGGATCATCTCCTTCAGCTAGGTAGCGCCGTCTTCCAGTTCCGAACAACTGCAAACAGTGGTCTCTTACCAGCTTGCATGGCCATTCCGTTATTGGGAATTGTGATGAAAGAACGATGCAGTATGGCTGGCATTGTGTACTTTGAACGTTTTGGGATTGTTGTGGCTTGCACGGGAATGGTGattgctcttttcctttctgtgatCGCAATCGGCATTACCAAACCCGTGCCAACAAATACCTGCATCCTTTCTGGTACTGCTGGCAGTTTAATTATATATACCATGAAGCAATCTTTGTCTGTGTCCGAAGTGATTGAAGTTCTGGAAGTGCTGCTGATCTTCGTCTACCTCAGCATGATATTGCTGTACCTGTTGCCCCGGTGTTTCACCCCTGGCGAGGCACTGCTTATCCTTACAGGTATCAGTTTTGTCCTCAACCAACTCATTAAACGATCTCTGAATGTGATTGAAGGCAGAGGGGATCCTGTAGACTTCTTccttctggtggtggtggttggaatAGTTCTCTTGGGGATATTCTTCACAGCTCTGTTTTTCTTCATGGATTCTGGGACCTGGATCTCCTCCATGTTCTTCCATATGATGACAGCGGTGCTGGGGCTGGGAGTGGTCATGCCGTGGCTGTACCGGCTGATCCGAACAAATCCCTTGTTTTGGCTCTTCCAGTTCCTGTCTCAAACACAGGCAAGAGTTTACCTCCTTGCCTACTGGATTCTGCTGGCGATGTTCGCATGCACCATAGTCCTCTACCAAAACGCAAAGCGATCTGGTTCCAAGAAGCACCAAGCATCGACAGTAACCAGGAAGTATTTCCACTTCATTGTGGCAGCTACTTATTTTCCAGGGCTAATCCATGACCGCCAGCTCCTGTATGTGGCCGCTGTGGTCTGTCTGGCAGTCTTGATTCTTCTAGAGTACATTCGATACTTTAGGATCAAACCTTTTGGCCAGATGCTTCGAAATCTACTTTCTCTGTTTTTGGATGAACGCGACAGTGGGCCTTTGATCTTGAGCCACATCTACCTTCTCCTTGGAATGTCCCTCCCTGTTTGGCTATTCCCAAGACCATGTGCCCCCAAAGGAACTTTGGCCAGGGCAGGAGCATTGGCACCCTACTCCGGAATACTAGCCGTGGGAGTCGGGGATGCGGTAGCTTCTATTTTGGGTAGTACCGTAGGGGAAATCAAATGGCCAGGAACCAAGAAAACTTTTGAAGGAACAATGACTGCCATCTTTGCCCAGATCATTACAGTTGCCCTAATCCTGATCTTTGATAGCCTGGTGGATCTCAATGCCAGCTACTCTTGGATTTTGGTCTCTATTAGCTTGGTTTCACTTTTGGAAGCTTATACCACACAAGTGGACAATTTACTCTTGCCCCTCTACCTCCAGATACTGTTGATGGCTTAG